The stretch of DNA ctattttattaataaatcagatgaaaaagaaagaagtctgattattatggcgtcgttcactagctgtctagctttggaaaaagtagacgcttcggagtgaggccagaatagacagatttaaatgacagtagaggaaaatgcccactacagtccttttgtatcgtatgttgaatgtatatatccatcttgtgtcttatctttccattccaacaatttattttacagaatatatatatttaatttacagaaaaatatgtcatattttatatatatatatatatatatatatatatatcgcaattttaaccattttataaaatatgacatatttttctgtaaattaaatatatatattctgtaaaataaattgttggaatggaaagataagacatatacatatatatatatatatatatatatatatatatatatatatatatatatttgggctgtcaaacgggctgtcaaacgattaaaatttttaatcgagctaattacagcttaaaaattaatcgtaattaatcgcaattctaaccattttataaaatatgacatatttttctgtaaattaaatatatatattctgtaaaataaattgttggaatggaaagatatatatatatatatatatatatatatgtatgtatataattcGGAAAGTCAGTTTcactttttgcccccccccttaaaatccgcttatgagtcAGGTGcctcttatagtgcgaaaagtaCGGTAAAAATTAAGTTAATGaaattaaatagataaaaatacaaatacacaCTGGTTACAGCACAAGTAATACtctgaagttgatttttttcccatagtATTTAATTCATTGTGTGTCATTGACAACGACAAATGTACAATTCAATTAAACTAGGAGGAATGGCTGACGATGCTAGATGTCCCCTCCAACTCAAAATGGATgggatgtctagcaccgtcaatggtggCCAATGAgctaaatgagtgccctgtaaagttctaaaaaacatatatgtccAATATATCAACATGTACATACAGAGGAACCACACGTGGAATCATTTACCGACAGAAAAGCAATGACGCATAAATGAGGTCCTTTCTTACGGTCAAACCTTTTGTTGAGTCCAGTAAGATTGTTGTGTTGTCATACCGTCATCTCATAAATTATCTGCTACGCTGTGAAAATTGCCCGTACATTTGTTTGTTCCCACTGACTCTCTTTTGACCCACTCGTTGTGATCAATAGACATCTTTATCACCACAATTGGCTTCCTGCCTGCCCTTTAGTTGAGTGGGGCCCTCATCGTCACATCGTAGACCAGCCGGCAAaggtgagtgatgccccacttcTTATGAGATACGCCTTATCTAGgtgagaaaaaaacagcaaatcctGCCAACAGGTTGTTTGCTTTGTTCATAAAAACATTAAGTGGTCACAGTTGATCGATAGCCATCGACCAGAGGCCCTGAGATTTGCTGCGGGGCGGCTGATCGATGGGCTCGGTTCATCCCGCGTGGCTGCACAGAGACTGTGTAGGGGGAGAGACGCCACGTCTCGTTGGAGCGACGTCGCCTGTTACGTCAACTAAGATCAAGACGTTAGTACAAACACTTTGTTATGTTAATAGATTTGACATATGTTTCACGATAAGCACTATATAATTAGCCAACTTTTTAGTGTTGCTCcaaattattaaaacaaaattgtACTCGTTcactattttttcaaaatgcaagCTGTTGCTCCGTCAATTTAAGTTCTTGGATCAGTACTTTTAGCTTATTTGTGCCtgtacttacagtggtatgaaaaagtatctgaaccttttggaatttctcacatttctgcataaaatcccaatcaaatgtgatctgatctttgtcaaaatcacactgatgtaaaaacagtatctgctttaactaaaaccacccaaacatttataggttttcatattttattgaggatcgcatgcaaacaatgacagaagggggaaaaataagtaagtgaaccctctgccaaaggagacttactgaacaattgaaaccaatttttaccaaacaatttaagtcaagtgtgtgcccaatcactgaagagtggtttaaagttgccctgcccactataaaacacacacctggtaagaattgtattGATGATAAGCATTGTTTGATGTGcaccatggctcggtcaaaagaactatctgaagacctgcgatcaacgaTTGTTGATGTTTATAAAGCTAGGAAAGAATACAaacccatctctaaaagtctggatgttcatcaatcgacagtcagagaagttgtctacaaatgaagagagtttggcactgttgcttctctcgcaaggagtggccgtccaccaaagatgacgccaagagttcagcgcagaatactcaaagagataaaaaggaaccctagagtgtctgctaaagacttacagaaatcgcttgcacagtccaatatctctctctgcaaacatcaactatatgtaaaactatggccaagaatggtgttcatgggaggactccaaagaggaagccactgatgtctaaaaaaacattgttgctcgtttaatgttagcaaaaaggcacttggacactccacagaagttttggcaaattattttttggactgataaaacctaaaagttgaattgtttgggaggaacatcatgtgtggaagaaaaatggaatagctcaccaacatcaacacctcatccccaccgtaaagTATATTGGACAGAGCGTCATGATTTGGCGCTGTtttcctgcctcagggcctggacaagttgtaatcattaatggaaaaatgaattcaaaggtttatcaggatgttttgcaggaaaacctgaggctgtctgtcagacaagcgaaaaagaggatggatgcttcaacaagacaatgatccaaaacatagaagtaaatcaacttcagaatggtttcagaagaacaagatagacgttctgaagtggccaagtcaaagtccagacttgaaccccattgagatgctgtggcatgacctaaagattcatgccagacatcccaggaatatgattgaactacagcagttttgtagagaagactgggccaagattagtcctgatcgacgtgccagactgatctgcagctacaggaagcatctggtttaagttattgctgctaaagggggggggggggggggggggggtggcacaaaatattaaatgtgatggttcacttacatattttcccccttctgtgattgtttgcatactatcgtcattaaaatatgaaaacctacggtattaatctttgggtggttttagttgaagcactgttttttcatccgtgtgatttttacaaagatcagatcacatttaacagcgattctatgcagaaatgtgagaaattccaaaaggttcagatactttttcataccactgtatatagtgaATACACATGCATGACTGCTATTTGGGTCAACTAATAAAAGTTATGTTTCTGATGCATATGATTAATTTCACAGCACAATACCACATTCGCTCTGTAGCCGCTCTCTTTTACGCACACATAAAAACCAAGTCAACAAGACAGCCCGCACTGTGTTGTATTTATGATGCACGAACACAATAAAACCCAATTGCAAGCTTGCAATGTTGAAGTTGAAGAACAAATACATCCATATTAATCCTCgtgcaaacacacgcacgcggaTCGGGGAATACACAGTGCAGGAGACCATgaccgcacacacacacacacacggagagAGAGTATAAAAGGAGCATCCTTCCCACTGAGCGGACAAGTGCTCTCCTAACGCTCCCTTGAACGAACCAAATATCATTCTCAAGgtaagactttttttgtaatttcctctttttgaaaattattatttattattcaaaattttgaTGTATTTCTTATATGTTTTTGGTTTTATGCTTGACTGTAAACATGGATTATACTGTTTTATATGGGTTAgatggtttttttttctgtatgcaAATGGCGTTTACTCCATAGAGTGAATAACTGATTTTTCTAAAATCACACATTTTAACTTCCCCCATATGCATGTGGGTGCTGCAGATGTCTACAGGGCTGAGTGTGTGTTTGGTTCTGGCGGTCCTTTGTACAAGCTCATTGGGGCTCCCCTTCTCCTCCCATCTCGGGGACGAGGACCACCGTTCCCCCTCCGCAGAAGGTACACCACTCCCTCCTCGTCAAGTCCTATCACAGTAACGTAGCATctgtctgtatgtgtgtgtgtgcagccCACCTGGAATCCCACACTTTGGGGGAGCCCCATCTCCGACACAGCCGCTCTGCACCCCAGCTCCAAGGGCTCTCCCCATCCCAAGAGGATGTAGAGTCGCGGGCCAACCTCAGCGAGCTGCTGGCCAGACTCATCTCCTCTAGGAAAGGTGCGTTGTCCTCCCAACGTGTGCCATCAACAATATGGCGCTCATTATTGAAGACAAGTGCTCTTCCCTCGATACCCCCCCCCACAACCCTCTCACCACCCTACATCATTCTCACTAATTACTAGCCTCAGTGCATGGCAGCTTTGTAAAACAAATTAGTGGCTCTGGAAAGCTTTTGTGGTTCCAAAGTGCATTTATTGGAGTCTTCCAGCCGCAGCCGTTTATTTTACGCACTTCTATTGATGACATTTATTAAACAAATAGGCATTTGATATCATTGTAGCCGCTAGATTTTGGTTCCGATGCAGTTCTGAAGTCGTCGCGTGAGGCGGGGGAGAAACTGATTGACTTTGACACGCTGTCGAGAAGACTGACAGATGTTGCGAGAGAACGTCTGTCTTTAAGTTAGGGCCAAGTAATTGCTTCTTACTTAGAAGACAGCAGCATGAAAGGTGTATTTACTGATTTAGAGCAGTAATAACACCGTAATTTCTTGTTGATAAGGAATATAGATACTTATGCTTGACTAAGGTTGTGAAATTCTGGGAATTTTCAAAGACTGGATAAAACTGAATGTATGAATTGAAGGTtggcttttaactcattggctgccactatcaATTGACTAATCGATCATCAAATTAGTCGACTATTGTTGACTTAAAATTGTCCAAGTCCTTATTTACGAGCCTATGAAGAGTGAATATTTGTAttcgttttaatttttttgaatttataaattgttttttttacataaagaaaacaagatttttttccgttttattatttaaaagctatttgtttgttaattaacaaaacaaagtgaatatttttttgttttttattaaaaaaataaataaataaataaaaaagtgatgggattttttttcttttttaaaaagatttttttgtttaaaaaagcaacaacaaaaaaagttttctgaTGTCCATGAAGTATTCAGCATTCATTTTCTAAATTTTCTCAGGCAAAAATGACGGATTTACagagatccctcatttttcgcagttaatggggaccagtacccaccgcgataagtgaaaaaccacgaaaaaaattgaagttaattttttaaaaaaatgtatatacttttatgtatataatatttttaaataaatggttttcaagcacttcaagttTAAGTTTTAATAATGCTACTGCCCCAccaaataattttaaaacaagaataaagcggaaaaatgcttggctttattaaatgcttcattgagtgagtccactcaaatctgctcaagctgctcacttacacacaatgagttgccacagcaactgtttaacaagttaaacgatggttGACGAATGCTGCACTTTGAACTTAACTAACTTgattaaacgtctgtcaatcatcgttaactttaataagcaactccagtgcactcactgccttaccaacaaagagcagggagagagaGGGAGTGAGACTACGGCTTGGGGCAGCTCATCcgtacttttattttattttttgtttattgaaaaaagaaatcatgatggactgagggcgctaaGTTTGAAgttcgaagtagcgagggatcactgtaataatCATTGGTGGGAACCATAGCTGCCATTGAAAgcattagatgtccaatccatttaaactgggagggttgaCTGCTTTTACGTGCCGTCAATGATTTCAGAAAGAATTTACCAGAGAATGAACAGAAAATGTTCACTCACATTTTCTTCTATTTTACTTCAGTTTTGATCGCAACTTTTTTAATACGAGCATAACATGGCAAAGGCCACATTGATATGTGCCACCTTAGGCTATGTGGTTGAACGTTTGCGCGCGAGTTTGCGCCAAGTCGTGTTCCTCGCTGCTCGCTTTGCATTCGGTGTGGGAGGTGTCGTTGTCGAGCCTTCTGCAGCCAATCTTCTCAGCACACCAGGGAACATGAAAGGTTGTGTTTCgtgcgtttgtgtgtgtgcacgtTGCGTAGGAGGATGTGGGTAGGGTGAAAGCAGCATCTCCGAAATACTGCTTGACTTGGATcatgataaaaataaaaaaaagattatgaGAGCAGGATAGGAACTTTTATGGGACAAACACTTTGGTGTTGATATCTAGCACAAGTGCAGTATCAGGATTTtaggtggttttcttttttaatcatcTTTTGATGCTACAAGATGGCAGTGAAAGTCCATATTTATCCAAAGGAGCTCCTCAAAACActgcaaaacaggaaatagacaCATTTGTGCGGTCAGTTAGTAAACAGTGACAGCAATGTGAAAACCATCAATCAGCAAAAGGGAGTCAAATTTCACTCCTGACATTGACATCATTGATGCTAGTGGCTTGCATGTTCCATTAGTAAACTGTAATGAACTCCGGTAAAAGGGTCAGAGTACTCAGAACAACTTCTCCTTGTTTTCAACATTATGAATGGTTGCTAAAAACATGCTGCAAAGCAAGATTTAATCCCTTTCTCGCATTTTTTAGCAGGTTCTGTTCGTCGGAACTCGTCGGTCAACAGCAGAGGCGGCGGCCTGAGCAATGCCGGTCACCGGATAGCAGACAGGGACTACACGGGCTGGATGGACTTCGGACGGCGCAGCGCAGAGGAGTACGAGTACTCCTCGTAGATTTGAATCACTCCACTAGTGTCCATTCAAACACAATAAAAGTCTAATGAGGTTGTACATTTGTTTGTAATGCACTGTTAAATGCAATATACATATGCCAAACTTTTGCCTCTCTGTCACccatttcattgtgtcaaaagaGGGAATGTGGTGTCAGGGTACATTGAGACTTCGCAAACTGAATAAGCGTTCAGGAAAACATGATCGCTGTTCTCTCACTCTGGTCGAGGCAGATGGCAAACTGTTTTTGTCATCCTAATTTATAATTGTTATGTGGGCTTCTGTTGAGACCTTTGATCACACAACTGTAATTTGGTGTATTATAAGTAATAACTGCAAATcatccaaataaaaaaataaaatattaccaTATTACTTCACCTGTTGCCTGTTTCTGTATTAGCGCATTTGTGTgtgtattgtatttattttgcacACCTTTTGTTTACTTTTCATACATTTATTAGTATTGAcaatggcggacttggcaattttggggcctaagcgaacatatccaggggccctcttcatgggtcaggggttaaaaaggtgagaagggtgtggtggAAATATGTTCAGGTATACTAGAGCTGTCTTAAACGACAAATTATATCCTGataagtcagccgactagttttcaattagtcgactaatctgataattttcttttttttactaatttagcaatgaaatttttgttgacgcttattaattcacaaaaccattttggaacacttaaattctttattaaagtacaaacaatcatgtaaataacaataatcacaaataaacaatgaggttaaatgctgatagcatttactagtgcaaaagaatggaaagtaaacagattcagaacactgactttgcctttccagtaTTTTTcagaacaattctttaaaataaatcctAGCATTatcattatagtatactactatatataacagtataataattatattaattattcattactaatcatatttgtcataaagagtgtcatttgaaagctattcttagtgtagaatctgtattctattgtatttactctacatattataatattaattctgaagtacgtGGGATTAAATCCAGAAATCgtttttatatgacgaacatgatgtgcttttattttgaaatgttcaccggaggtacattcgttaaaccgctaaccgaaagctttacactccgtaaaaaacacTCTTCGTCAtttcttgtggtgtcactaatagatttaaagcagggctgtcaaacgattaaaatttttaatcgagttaattacagcttaaaaattaattaatcgtaattaatcgcaattaatcgcaattcaaaccatctataaaatatgccatatttttctgtaaattatatatatatattctgtaaaataaattgttggaatggaaagataagacacaagatggatatatacattcaacatacggtacataaggactgtagtgggcatttcactcaactgtcatttaaatctgtctatgctgtcctcactccgaagcgtctactttttccaaagctagacagctagtgaacgacgccttaataatcagacttcttcctttttcatctgatttattaataaaatggcctcaaaccactgtcctctttagaccgtagtgaaacaacaacaaaaaagtacacagcattgcattagcaacaacgttagcttagcacgctatacaggttcactaaacataaacaaaaagcgtctcatacaaaaaatataacatttcgcttactaacataatatgtacattctttacaacaaccatacttacggagaaATCTTgtcatcatataagcacaacattatcagccagagacgtcgtgcagccataatgaagaaaagaagaaaataataaaccatgtcgccaaGCGACcaaaagagttcgctgttggacagcgcaaaaagccttgctgtaaaacttaccaaaaggcagaatactttctgagcgggacatgtgcgttaattgcgtcaaatattttaacgtgattaattaaaaaaattaattaccgcgcgttaacgcgataattttgacagccctaatttaaagggttttttttcgttagcaaatccTGTTAACTAGCTGTTGAGTgtgattgtatgactgattggaactgtaccgcattgtttcgccacagggtgtgctgtcgtgtattttatgtttggtgtgaagaagaagaaagttaaaagaggcattagcggcctgtccTCAacgtctccctcactgcactttggctctcatggagagcgtgttcgctcatgtgttcgaaataaacaatGGCTGACGTGCAaaatagcaagtgagctgtaaaaatagcgagcatagtggcgtgaaaaacgcgggagaacTAAGTGAAGCAAACAAAcagctaaa from Corythoichthys intestinalis isolate RoL2023-P3 chromosome 22, ASM3026506v1, whole genome shotgun sequence encodes:
- the LOC130910659 gene encoding cholecystokinin-like isoform X2 — translated: MSTGLSVCLVLAVLCTSSLGLPFSSHLGDEDHRSPSAEAHLESHTLGEPHLRHSRSAPQLQGLSPSQEDVESRANLSELLARLISSRKGSVRRNSSVNSRGGGLSNAGHRIADRDYTGWMDFGRRSAEEYEYSS
- the LOC130910659 gene encoding cholecystokinin-like isoform X1, with the translated sequence MSTGLSVCLVLAVLCTSSLGLPFSSHLGDEDHRSPSAEAHLESHTLGEPHLRHSRSAPQLQGLSPSQEDVESRANLSELLARLISSRKAGSVRRNSSVNSRGGGLSNAGHRIADRDYTGWMDFGRRSAEEYEYSS